In a single window of the Rhizobiaceae bacterium genome:
- a CDS encoding LysE family translocator, which produces MSFSSLLIFALALFVAAGSPGPSVAALVARVISRGMRDALPFMLAMWIGEAIWLSLAVFGLAVVAQTFHEAFLVLKWIGVAYLLFLAWKMWNAPADAVEGALPQKGSGLKLFATGIAVTLGNPKIMLFYLALLPTIIDLGSVTMVGWVELTLTMFIVLAVIDLGWALAAAQARKLLRSPSAMRMANRISAGTMAGAAAAIATRS; this is translated from the coding sequence ATGTCGTTCTCATCACTGCTGATTTTCGCGCTGGCGCTTTTCGTCGCCGCCGGCTCGCCCGGTCCGTCGGTTGCCGCACTCGTCGCGCGGGTCATTTCGCGCGGTATGCGCGACGCATTGCCCTTCATGCTCGCCATGTGGATCGGCGAAGCGATCTGGCTGTCGCTCGCCGTGTTCGGTCTTGCGGTGGTGGCGCAGACCTTTCATGAGGCATTCCTGGTGTTGAAATGGATCGGCGTCGCCTATCTCCTTTTCCTGGCCTGGAAGATGTGGAACGCGCCTGCTGATGCTGTCGAAGGGGCGCTCCCGCAAAAGGGTTCTGGCCTGAAGCTGTTCGCAACAGGTATCGCGGTAACGCTCGGCAACCCGAAAATCATGCTGTTCTATCTCGCGCTCCTGCCCACGATCATCGATCTCGGATCTGTGACCATGGTCGGCTGGGTCGAGCTTACCTTGACCATGTTTATCGTGCTCGCGGTGATCGATCTGGGCTGGGCACTGGCGGCGGCGCAGGCACGCAAGCTGCTCAGAAGTCCCTCCGCGATGCGCATGGCGAACCGCATCAGCGCAGGCACGATGGCAGGGGCGGCGGCGGCGATCGCCACGCGGAGCTGA
- the typA gene encoding translational GTPase TypA, whose product MKLRNIAIIAHVDHGKTTLVDALLKQSGAVRDNQRVAERAMDSNDLEKERGITILAKATSVVWKDTRINIVDTPGHADFGGEVERILNMVDGAIVLVDAAEGPMPQTKFVVGKALKVGLRPIVAINKIDRPDAREVEVINDVFDLFAALDATDDQLDFPILYGSGRDGWMAEKPEGPKDQGLGPLFDLVLKHVPEPNVGTGPFRMIGTILEANPFLGRIITGRIESGSLKPNQAVKVLHHDGSLLENGRVSKILAFRGLERQPIEEAQAGDIVAIAGLSKGTVADTFCDPAFSEPLAAQPIDPPTVTMSFLVNDSPLAGTEGDKVTSRVIRDRLLREAEGNVALRIEESADKDSFYVSGRGELQLAVLIETMRREGFELAVSRPRVVMQKDEHGRLLEPIEEVVIDVDEEHAGIVVQKMSERKADMVELKPSGGNRQRLVFHAPTRGLIGYQSELLTDTRGTAVMNRLFHSYEPFKGEIPGRVNGVLIANEPGEAVAYALWNLEDRGPMVIDAGVKVYAGMIVGIHTRDNDLEVNVLKGKKLTNIRAAGKDEAVKLTPPVRMTLERALAWIQDDELVEVTPKSIRLRKLYLDPHERKRFEKTKLAGAA is encoded by the coding sequence ATGAAACTTCGCAATATCGCGATCATCGCGCACGTCGATCATGGCAAAACGACGCTCGTGGACGCCCTTTTGAAACAGTCCGGCGCGGTGCGTGACAATCAGCGGGTCGCCGAACGCGCGATGGATTCCAACGATCTTGAAAAAGAGCGCGGCATCACCATCCTCGCCAAGGCCACCTCCGTGGTGTGGAAGGACACGCGCATCAACATCGTCGATACGCCGGGCCACGCCGATTTCGGCGGCGAGGTCGAGCGCATCCTGAACATGGTCGATGGAGCCATCGTGCTGGTGGACGCCGCCGAAGGCCCGATGCCGCAAACCAAGTTCGTGGTGGGCAAGGCACTCAAGGTGGGCCTGCGCCCCATCGTGGCGATCAACAAGATCGACCGCCCCGACGCTCGCGAGGTCGAGGTCATCAACGATGTGTTCGACCTGTTCGCCGCGCTTGACGCTACCGACGACCAGCTCGATTTCCCGATCCTCTATGGTTCGGGCCGTGACGGCTGGATGGCCGAAAAGCCCGAGGGACCGAAGGACCAGGGATTGGGTCCGCTTTTCGATCTCGTTCTCAAACATGTTCCCGAACCCAATGTCGGAACCGGGCCGTTCCGCATGATCGGAACGATCCTCGAGGCCAATCCGTTCCTCGGGCGCATCATCACCGGCCGCATCGAGAGCGGATCGCTCAAGCCCAACCAGGCGGTAAAGGTCCTGCATCACGACGGTTCGTTGCTGGAAAACGGGCGTGTGTCGAAGATACTCGCCTTTCGTGGCCTTGAACGGCAGCCCATCGAGGAAGCGCAGGCCGGCGACATCGTCGCGATCGCGGGACTTTCGAAAGGCACCGTCGCGGACACGTTCTGCGACCCTGCGTTCAGCGAACCGCTCGCCGCGCAGCCCATCGATCCGCCGACCGTCACCATGTCCTTCCTCGTCAACGACTCGCCGCTGGCAGGCACCGAGGGCGACAAGGTTACGAGTCGCGTGATCCGCGACCGCCTGCTGCGCGAGGCCGAAGGCAATGTCGCGCTGCGCATCGAGGAATCGGCTGACAAGGATTCATTCTATGTGTCGGGACGCGGCGAATTGCAGCTTGCCGTTCTCATCGAGACCATGCGCCGCGAGGGTTTTGAGCTTGCCGTTTCGCGTCCCCGCGTCGTCATGCAGAAGGACGAGCATGGGCGCCTCCTCGAACCGATCGAGGAAGTGGTGATCGACGTTGACGAAGAGCATGCGGGAATCGTCGTCCAGAAAATGTCGGAGCGCAAGGCCGACATGGTCGAGCTGAAGCCTTCTGGCGGCAACCGCCAGAGGCTGGTTTTTCACGCGCCGACGCGCGGCCTGATCGGCTACCAGTCGGAGCTTCTGACCGACACGCGCGGCACCGCCGTTATGAACCGGCTGTTCCATTCCTACGAGCCGTTCAAGGGCGAGATTCCCGGTCGTGTGAACGGGGTGCTCATCGCCAACGAGCCGGGCGAGGCCGTGGCCTACGCGCTGTGGAACCTGGAAGATCGCGGGCCAATGGTGATCGACGCGGGCGTCAAGGTCTATGCCGGCATGATCGTCGGGATCCATACCCGCGACAACGACCTCGAGGTGAACGTCCTCAAGGGCAAGAAGCTCACCAATATCCGCGCTGCCGGCAAGGATGAAGCGGTGAAGCTCACCCCGCCCGTCCGCATGACGCTTGAGCGCGCGCTTGCATGGATTCAGGACGATGAACTTGTCGAGGTGACGCCGAAGTCCATACGGCTTCGCAAGCTCTATCTCGATCCGCATGAGCGCAAGCGGTTCGAAAAGACCAAACTTGCGGGCGCCGCCTGA
- a CDS encoding adenylate/guanylate cyclase domain-containing protein: MRLYSGLVLFSFVSMHFANHMLALVSFDLAEKVRPWFLLLWRNPVGTILLYSALLTHVGLALFALYRRRTLVMPFREACQVTLGLLIPLLIAEHVIGTRLNEALTGVPDTYRYVAYSLWVASPTAGMRQIFAVFAVWVHACLGLYFWQRQKPWFERAGAPLLVVAALVPVLTTLAFVTAGRSVADLGLGLPAPDEQRIMAAGIVKERAVAAIYSVYGLALVTLLALRFVRSLSERSNMIEIRYPDGKVSRVPRGYSVLEASRLAGIPHHSVCGGRGRCSTCRVVVLDHLAEQPSPEAVEAATLERINAPPDVRLACQLRPVTDIKVAPVLATEESVHAEIVRATPAPGREREVAVLFCDIRDFTRITSRSLPFDTVFMLNRYFAIVGRAVEAEGGRLDKFIGDGAMAIFGLETGPDIACRQALAAAKSILEGLDQVSRELEQDLAEPLRVAIGIHSGPAIAGTMGYGRTTNVTVIGETVNVASRLESLAKEMDAAIVISRHAAEQSRLELKGYSFQQVEIRGMPTPLEVCVIGPMAARRMDTARISPAAAVSA; this comes from the coding sequence ATGAGGCTATATTCGGGCCTCGTGCTGTTCAGCTTCGTGTCGATGCATTTCGCCAACCACATGCTGGCGCTGGTGTCGTTCGATCTGGCGGAAAAGGTTCGCCCCTGGTTCCTGCTGCTGTGGCGCAATCCGGTGGGAACGATCCTGCTCTACAGCGCGCTGCTCACGCATGTCGGTCTCGCGCTCTTTGCCCTCTATCGCAGGCGAACGCTGGTCATGCCGTTTCGCGAGGCGTGCCAGGTGACGCTCGGTCTGCTCATTCCATTGCTGATTGCGGAACATGTGATCGGCACGAGGCTGAACGAGGCGCTGACCGGCGTTCCCGACACCTATCGCTATGTGGCTTACTCGCTCTGGGTCGCTTCGCCCACAGCCGGCATGCGCCAGATCTTCGCGGTGTTCGCGGTCTGGGTCCATGCGTGCCTCGGCCTCTATTTCTGGCAGCGCCAGAAGCCATGGTTCGAGCGCGCGGGGGCGCCGCTGCTTGTGGTGGCGGCACTCGTTCCCGTGTTGACAACGCTCGCCTTCGTCACCGCCGGACGCTCCGTTGCCGACCTCGGTCTCGGCCTGCCCGCGCCCGACGAGCAGCGGATCATGGCCGCGGGCATCGTCAAGGAGCGGGCGGTCGCCGCGATCTATTCGGTCTATGGGCTCGCACTGGTCACCCTGCTTGCGTTGCGCTTCGTCCGCTCTCTCAGCGAACGAAGCAACATGATCGAAATACGCTATCCGGACGGCAAGGTCTCACGGGTTCCACGCGGCTACAGCGTGCTCGAAGCCAGCAGGCTGGCGGGCATCCCGCATCATTCGGTGTGCGGCGGGCGCGGCAGATGCTCCACCTGCCGGGTCGTCGTGCTGGATCATCTGGCCGAGCAGCCGTCGCCCGAAGCCGTGGAGGCCGCGACGCTGGAGCGGATCAACGCTCCGCCCGACGTGCGGCTCGCCTGCCAGTTGCGCCCGGTGACCGACATCAAGGTTGCGCCGGTGCTCGCCACGGAAGAGAGCGTTCACGCGGAAATCGTGCGCGCCACGCCTGCACCCGGACGGGAGCGCGAAGTCGCGGTGCTGTTTTGCGACATACGCGATTTCACCCGTATCACCAGCCGCAGCCTGCCTTTCGACACCGTGTTCATGCTCAACCGATATTTCGCGATTGTGGGCAGGGCGGTGGAGGCAGAAGGCGGGCGGCTGGACAAGTTCATCGGTGATGGCGCGATGGCCATATTCGGGCTCGAAACGGGTCCCGACATTGCCTGTCGACAGGCGCTCGCGGCAGCAAAATCCATTCTGGAAGGACTCGATCAGGTCAGCCGCGAGCTTGAGCAGGACCTTGCCGAACCGCTGAGGGTCGCCATCGGCATTCATTCCGGCCCGGCGATCGCGGGCACGATGGGCTACGGCCGCACGACCAACGTGACGGTCATCGGCGAGACGGTGAATGTGGCAAGCCGGCTGGAATCGCTTGCCAAGGAAATGGATGCCGCGATTGTCATATCGCGGCACGCCGCCGAACAGTCGAGGCTGGAACTGAAAGGCTATTCCTTTCAGCAGGTAGAGATTCGCGGCATGCCGACGCCGCTCGAAGTCTGCGTCATCGGGCCAATGGCCGCGCGCAGGATGGATACAGCGCGCATCTCCCCTGCCGCAGCCGTCTCGGCCTGA
- a CDS encoding M3 family metallopeptidase, translating into MIEISLTEHPLTHWTGPSGLPDFSRIEDRDFAGVLDSAMKAHEGEIEAIAANPEPASIENTLKALELGGDALHRVSSIFWCRAGAHTNDTIQSLEREIAPKMARHYSAISMNERLFSRIDDLYQRRESLKLDAETLRVLERTWKNFVRTGAKLDPEGKKRLASINEELAGLGARFGQNVLADEKQWYLLLDEKDLSGLPDFLRSAMAEAADTRDAKGQYAITLSRSIYEPFMAFSDRRDLREKAFSAFIMRGQTGGATDNGEVVQKTLALRAEKAKLLGYESFAALKLDNTMAKTPKAVLDLLEPVWDKARAKAAADEIELQRLAAASGSNEKIAGWDWRYYQEKLRAETFAFDEAELKPYLQLDNIIAACFDVAARLFGISIAPIEGASAWHPDVRVFRVLDKSGNPLAIFLADYFNRPSKRSGAWMSALQSGYRLGEGSSPIIYNVMNLAKPPAGEPALLSLDEARTLFHEFGHALHGMLTDVTWPSVSGTSVSRDFVELPSQLYEHWLTVPEVLEKYALHAKTGEPMPKSLLDKLLAARTFGAGFNTVEFAASALVDMAYHAEPNAPADPLAFEAQTLQRLQKPDAVPMRHRTPHFQHVFAGDGYSSGYYSYMWSEVLDADAFSAFEETGDPFNPEMAEKLKTFIYSAGGSRDPEELYIAFRGKMPTAQAMMEKRGLE; encoded by the coding sequence ATGATAGAGATTTCCCTTACAGAACATCCTTTGACGCATTGGACCGGCCCCTCCGGCCTGCCGGACTTCTCACGCATCGAGGACCGGGATTTCGCAGGCGTGCTCGACAGCGCCATGAAGGCACATGAAGGGGAAATCGAGGCAATTGCCGCCAACCCTGAACCCGCAAGCATCGAGAACACGCTCAAGGCGCTCGAACTCGGCGGCGACGCGTTGCACCGCGTATCTTCCATTTTCTGGTGTCGCGCGGGCGCACACACCAACGACACGATCCAGTCGCTCGAACGCGAGATCGCCCCGAAAATGGCGCGTCACTATTCCGCGATCTCGATGAACGAGCGGCTTTTCTCGCGCATAGACGACCTGTACCAACGGCGCGAGAGCCTGAAGCTGGACGCGGAGACGCTGCGCGTTCTGGAGCGCACCTGGAAGAATTTCGTGCGAACAGGTGCGAAGCTCGACCCCGAGGGAAAGAAGCGGCTGGCCTCCATCAACGAGGAACTGGCGGGACTCGGCGCACGCTTCGGACAGAACGTGCTGGCCGACGAGAAGCAATGGTATTTGCTACTCGATGAAAAGGACCTTTCCGGCCTGCCGGATTTCCTCAGGAGCGCCATGGCCGAGGCGGCCGACACGCGCGACGCCAAGGGCCAATATGCGATCACCCTCTCGCGCTCCATCTACGAGCCGTTCATGGCCTTCTCGGATCGCCGCGACCTTCGCGAGAAAGCGTTCAGCGCCTTCATCATGCGCGGCCAGACGGGTGGCGCGACGGACAATGGGGAAGTGGTGCAAAAGACGCTCGCACTCCGCGCGGAAAAGGCAAAGCTTCTCGGATATGAGAGCTTTGCCGCGCTCAAGCTCGACAACACCATGGCAAAGACACCCAAGGCCGTGCTCGACCTGCTCGAACCCGTCTGGGACAAGGCGCGCGCCAAGGCGGCGGCCGACGAGATCGAGCTTCAGCGCCTCGCGGCAGCCTCCGGCAGCAATGAGAAGATCGCGGGCTGGGACTGGCGCTATTATCAGGAAAAGCTGCGCGCCGAGACATTCGCCTTCGACGAAGCGGAGTTGAAGCCTTACCTGCAACTGGACAACATCATCGCAGCCTGTTTCGATGTCGCCGCCCGCCTGTTCGGCATCAGCATCGCGCCAATCGAGGGGGCAAGCGCCTGGCATCCGGACGTGCGGGTGTTCCGCGTGCTGGACAAATCCGGCAATCCGCTCGCGATTTTCCTCGCCGACTATTTCAACCGGCCTTCCAAGCGTTCCGGCGCATGGATGAGCGCGCTCCAGTCCGGCTACAGACTCGGAGAGGGATCGTCGCCGATCATCTACAACGTCATGAACCTCGCCAAGCCGCCGGCAGGCGAACCGGCTTTGCTTTCGCTCGACGAGGCGCGCACGCTGTTTCATGAGTTCGGCCACGCCCTGCACGGCATGCTGACCGATGTCACATGGCCATCGGTTTCGGGCACCTCCGTCAGCCGCGATTTCGTGGAGCTTCCCTCGCAACTCTACGAGCACTGGCTGACCGTGCCCGAAGTGCTCGAAAAATATGCGCTGCATGCGAAGACCGGCGAGCCGATGCCGAAGTCGCTGCTCGACAAGCTGCTGGCCGCCAGGACATTCGGCGCCGGGTTCAACACGGTCGAGTTCGCGGCCTCCGCGCTGGTCGACATGGCCTACCACGCCGAGCCGAACGCACCGGCCGATCCGCTCGCCTTCGAGGCACAGACGCTGCAAAGACTGCAGAAGCCGGACGCCGTTCCCATGCGACACCGCACGCCGCATTTCCAGCACGTTTTCGCAGGCGACGGCTATTCGTCGGGCTACTACTCCTACATGTGGTCGGAAGTGCTCGACGCCGATGCGTTCTCCGCGTTCGAGGAGACCGGCGACCCGTTCAACCCCGAAATGGCCGAAAAGCTCAAGACCTTCATCTATTCAGCGGGCGGTTCCCGAGACCCGGAGGAGCTTTACATCGCGTTCAGGGGCAAGATGCCTACCGCGCAGGCCATGATGGAGAAGCGCGGCCTGGAATGA